Proteins from a genomic interval of Dryobates pubescens isolate bDryPub1 chromosome 7, bDryPub1.pri, whole genome shotgun sequence:
- the LOC104309082 gene encoding G-protein coupled receptor 183 has product MGMAVEEAIFPPTNLTSSNQSSCNVHSYHFSAKVTFSLFYTVLLVFGASGNILALCITFQHRKKKLNSTNLYLVNLALSDALFTLALPGRIAYYILEFDWPFGDWFCRLTAFVFYMNTYVGIYFMTCISVDRYIAVVRTKYPSRVQRMSRARGVCVLVWSLVFLQTAPLLLRPMTRRMGDKLTCMEYFNFEEIPKLPYLLLGACVLGFFLPVGIILVCYVRINLKLCQTAKENPLTVKNGHSYRAFTVILVVLLAVLLCFSPYHLNIVQFMVRKILYQPSCHEQQAFKMSLQVTVAFMNLNCCIDPIIYFFAFRGYKQRLLIVLKSGSKTHSESNSTSQPPGSISV; this is encoded by the coding sequence ATGGGAATGGCTGTTGAGGAGGCCATCTTCCCACCCACCAATCTCACTTCCAGCAATCAGAGCAGCTGCAATGTGCACAGCTATCACTTCTCTGCCAAAGtcaccttctccctcttctATACTGTCCTGCTGGTGTTTGGTGCCTCTGGGAACATCCTGGCCCTTTGCATCACCTTCCAGCACAGGAAGAAGAAACTCAATTCCACCAACCTCTACCTGGTGAACCTTGCCCTCTCAGATGCCCTCTTCACACTAGCATTGCCAGGCAGGATTGCCTACTACATCCTGGAATTCGACTGGCCCTTTGGGGACTGGTTCTGTCGGCTCACTGCCTTCGTCTTCTACATGAACACCTATGTGGGCATCTACTTCATGACTTGTATAAGTGTGGACCGCTACATCGCTGTGGTACGCACCAAATACCCTAGCAGGGTCCAGAGGATGAGCCGTGCCAGGGGGGTCTGTGTCCTCGTCTGGTCCTTGGTGTTTCTGCAGACGGCACCACTGCTTCTGAGGCCCATGACACGGAGGATGGGGGACAAGCTGACGTGCATGGAGTACTTCAACTTCGAGGAGATTCCCAAGCTGCCCTACCTACTCCTAGGCGCTTGTGTGCTTGGCTTCTTCCTGCCTGTGGGCATCATCCTGGTGTGTTATGTGAGGATCAACCTCAAGCTCTGCCAGACGGCCAAGGAGAATCCGCTGACAGTGAAGAATGGGCACAGCTACCGGGCCTTCACCGTCatcctggtggtgctgctggctgtcctGCTGTGCTTCAGTCCCTACCACCTCAACATTGTCCAGTTCATGGTCAGGAAGATCCTCTACCAGCCATCCTGCCATGAGCAGCAAGCCTTCAAGATGTCCCTGCAAGTCACTGTGGCGTTCATGAACCTCAACTGCTGCATTGACCCCATCATATACTTCTTTGCCTTCCGGGGCTacaagcagaggctgctcatTGTCTTGAAAAGTGGCTCAAAGACCCACTCTGAGAGCAACAGCACCAGCCAGCCTCCTGGTT